One Sebastes umbrosus isolate fSebUmb1 chromosome 6, fSebUmb1.pri, whole genome shotgun sequence DNA window includes the following coding sequences:
- the pabpc1l gene encoding polyadenylate-binding protein 1-like isoform X1 encodes MNSSGPAYPLASLYVGDLHPDVTEAMLYQKFSPAGPIMSIRVCRDIITRRSLGYAYINFQQPADAECALDTMNYDVIKGRPIRIMWSQRDPGLRKSGVGNIFIKNMDESIDNKALYDTFSAFGNILSCKVVCDEKGSKGYGFVHFETHEAANRAIATMNGMLLNDRKVQKTGKQLESGIVNPKAHLLWGTCQLSLLSFVGHFKSRKEREVEFGTKAMKFTNVYIKNFGEDYTDEKLKEIFSAFGRTLSIRVMKDERGRSRGFGFVNYANHEDAQKAVMEMNGKELNGKILYVGRAQKRLERQGELKRKFDQIKQDRIQRYQGVNLYVKNLDDGIDDERLRKEFAPYGTITSAKVMTDGSQSKGFGFVCFSSPEEATKAVTEMNGRIVATKPLYVALAQRREERKAILTNKYMQRLATLRTMTSPIIDSYQQAGYYMTVPQPPSRSFYNHNAVSNMRPVPRWTGQPPRLQGPYSTQFVGTAVPRRGPTPIATVRQASTQAPRIISSTQKTNNIGTQTVGGRTDVPGMTRSGQYKYSSAVRNVQQVITIPAPMTRIQIIPAPVMEQPVHIQGHEPLTTSMLAAAPPMDQKQLLGERLYPVIHSLHPNLAGKITGMLLEIDNSELLHMLETPESLHSKVDEAIAVLQAHQARECSPKK; translated from the exons ATGAACAGCAGTGGACCAGCGTATCCCCTTGCTTCTCTGTATGTAGGCGACCTACATCCTGATGTGACGGAGGCAATGCTCTACCAGAAATTTTCTCCTGCTGGACCCATCATGTCGATCCGTGTGTGCCGTGATATCATCACCCGCAGATCTCTGGGATATGCCTACATTAACTTCCAGCAACCAGCTGATG cGGAGTGCGCCCTGGATACAATGAACTACGATGTTATCAAGGGTCGGCCTATCCGAATAATGTGGTCTCAGCGTGACCCAGGACTCAGGAAGTCTGGTGTGGGAAACATCTTTATCAAGAACATGGACGAGTCTATTGACAACAAGGCGCTGTACGATACCTTCTCAGCCTTTGGCAATATCTTGTCCTGCAAG GTTGTTTGTGATGAGAAAGGGTCCAAAGGCTATGGATTTGTTCACTTTGAGACTCACGAGGCCGCAAACCGGGCCATTGCAACCATGAATGGGATGCTGCTGAATGATAGGAAAGT TCAAAAGACAGGTAAACAGTTGGAATCTGGCATTGTCAATCCAAAGGCCCACTTGCTGTGGGGAACATGTCAGTTGTCCCTGCTTAG TTTTGTTGGCCACTTTAAGTCCCGCAAGGAAAGAGAGGTGGAATTTGGCACCAAAGCTATGAAGTTCACCAACGTCTACATCAAAAACTTTGGTGAAGACTACACTGATGAGAAACTCAAGGAAATCTTCTCTGCATTTG GGAGGACTCTCAGTATTCGGGTGATGAAGGATGAGAGGGGCCGTTCACGAGGATTTGGCTTTGTGAACTACGCCAACCACGAGGATGCTCAGAAG GCAGTTatggaaatgaatggaaaggaGCTCAATGGGAAGATCCTCTACGTTGGTCGGGCTCAGAAGCGCCTGGAGCGCCAGGGAGAGCTCAAGCGCAAGTTTGATCAGATCAAACAGGACCGCATCCAGCGCTATCAG GGGGTGAATCTGTATGTGAAGAACTTAGACGATGGCATAGATGACGAGAGACTCCGGAAGGAGTTTGCCCCTTACGGCACCATCACCAGTGCCAAG GTCATGACAGACGGCTCCCAAAGCAAGGGCTTCGGCTTCGTCTGTTTCTCTTCACCTGAGGAAGCAACCAAAGCAGTGACTGAAATGAACGGGAGAATTGTTGCAACCAAGCCTCTGTATGTGGCTCTGGCTCAGCGGAGGGAGGAGCGTAAAGCGATcctgaccaataaatacatgcagAGACTCGCTACTTTGAGGACCATGACGAGTCCGATCATTGACTCTTACCAGCAGGCCGGATACTACATGACTGTACCACAG CCTCCCAGTCGCTCTTTCTACAACCACAATGCTGTCAGCAACATGAGACCAGTTCCTCGTTGGACAGGACAACCACCGAGACTGCAGG GCCCCTACTCAACCCAGTTTGTTGGTACCGCTGTGCCCCGACGTGGACCGACCCCCATCGCTACAGTCAGACAGGCCTCCACCCAGGCGCCGCGCATCATAAGCTCCACACAAAAGACAA aTAACATTGGCACCCAGACTGTAGGAGGGCGTACTGACGTGCCTGGTATGACCAGAAGCGGCCAGTACAAGTACTCATCTGCAGTGAGAAACGTCCAGCAGGTCATTACTATACCTGCACCCATGACAAGAATACAG ATTATTCCTGCACCTGTGATGGAGCAACCAGTGCACATTCAAGGCCACGAGCCGCTCACCACTTCGATGTTGGCTGCAGCTCCACCCATGGATCAGAAACAGCTTCTCG GGGAGCGATTGTACCCAGTGATCCATTCCCTTCACCCAAACTTGGCCGGAAAAATCACTGGCATGCTGCTGGAGATCGACAACTCGGAGCTGCTGCACATGCTGGAGACGCCCGAGTCCCTGCACTCCAAG GTGGACGAGGCGATTGCTGTCCTGCAGGCTCACCAGGCGAGGGAATGCTCTCCTAAGAAGTGA
- the pabpc1l gene encoding polyadenylate-binding protein 1-like isoform X2 encodes MNSSGPAYPLASLYVGDLHPDVTEAMLYQKFSPAGPIMSIRVCRDIITRRSLGYAYINFQQPADAECALDTMNYDVIKGRPIRIMWSQRDPGLRKSGVGNIFIKNMDESIDNKALYDTFSAFGNILSCKVVCDEKGSKGYGFVHFETHEAANRAIATMNGMLLNDRKVFVGHFKSRKEREVEFGTKAMKFTNVYIKNFGEDYTDEKLKEIFSAFGRTLSIRVMKDERGRSRGFGFVNYANHEDAQKAVMEMNGKELNGKILYVGRAQKRLERQGELKRKFDQIKQDRIQRYQGVNLYVKNLDDGIDDERLRKEFAPYGTITSAKVMTDGSQSKGFGFVCFSSPEEATKAVTEMNGRIVATKPLYVALAQRREERKAILTNKYMQRLATLRTMTSPIIDSYQQAGYYMTVPQPPSRSFYNHNAVSNMRPVPRWTGQPPRLQGPYSTQFVGTAVPRRGPTPIATVRQASTQAPRIISSTQKTNNIGTQTVGGRTDVPGMTRSGQYKYSSAVRNVQQVITIPAPMTRIQIIPAPVMEQPVHIQGHEPLTTSMLAAAPPMDQKQLLGERLYPVIHSLHPNLAGKITGMLLEIDNSELLHMLETPESLHSKVDEAIAVLQAHQARECSPKK; translated from the exons ATGAACAGCAGTGGACCAGCGTATCCCCTTGCTTCTCTGTATGTAGGCGACCTACATCCTGATGTGACGGAGGCAATGCTCTACCAGAAATTTTCTCCTGCTGGACCCATCATGTCGATCCGTGTGTGCCGTGATATCATCACCCGCAGATCTCTGGGATATGCCTACATTAACTTCCAGCAACCAGCTGATG cGGAGTGCGCCCTGGATACAATGAACTACGATGTTATCAAGGGTCGGCCTATCCGAATAATGTGGTCTCAGCGTGACCCAGGACTCAGGAAGTCTGGTGTGGGAAACATCTTTATCAAGAACATGGACGAGTCTATTGACAACAAGGCGCTGTACGATACCTTCTCAGCCTTTGGCAATATCTTGTCCTGCAAG GTTGTTTGTGATGAGAAAGGGTCCAAAGGCTATGGATTTGTTCACTTTGAGACTCACGAGGCCGCAAACCGGGCCATTGCAACCATGAATGGGATGCTGCTGAATGATAGGAAAGT TTTTGTTGGCCACTTTAAGTCCCGCAAGGAAAGAGAGGTGGAATTTGGCACCAAAGCTATGAAGTTCACCAACGTCTACATCAAAAACTTTGGTGAAGACTACACTGATGAGAAACTCAAGGAAATCTTCTCTGCATTTG GGAGGACTCTCAGTATTCGGGTGATGAAGGATGAGAGGGGCCGTTCACGAGGATTTGGCTTTGTGAACTACGCCAACCACGAGGATGCTCAGAAG GCAGTTatggaaatgaatggaaaggaGCTCAATGGGAAGATCCTCTACGTTGGTCGGGCTCAGAAGCGCCTGGAGCGCCAGGGAGAGCTCAAGCGCAAGTTTGATCAGATCAAACAGGACCGCATCCAGCGCTATCAG GGGGTGAATCTGTATGTGAAGAACTTAGACGATGGCATAGATGACGAGAGACTCCGGAAGGAGTTTGCCCCTTACGGCACCATCACCAGTGCCAAG GTCATGACAGACGGCTCCCAAAGCAAGGGCTTCGGCTTCGTCTGTTTCTCTTCACCTGAGGAAGCAACCAAAGCAGTGACTGAAATGAACGGGAGAATTGTTGCAACCAAGCCTCTGTATGTGGCTCTGGCTCAGCGGAGGGAGGAGCGTAAAGCGATcctgaccaataaatacatgcagAGACTCGCTACTTTGAGGACCATGACGAGTCCGATCATTGACTCTTACCAGCAGGCCGGATACTACATGACTGTACCACAG CCTCCCAGTCGCTCTTTCTACAACCACAATGCTGTCAGCAACATGAGACCAGTTCCTCGTTGGACAGGACAACCACCGAGACTGCAGG GCCCCTACTCAACCCAGTTTGTTGGTACCGCTGTGCCCCGACGTGGACCGACCCCCATCGCTACAGTCAGACAGGCCTCCACCCAGGCGCCGCGCATCATAAGCTCCACACAAAAGACAA aTAACATTGGCACCCAGACTGTAGGAGGGCGTACTGACGTGCCTGGTATGACCAGAAGCGGCCAGTACAAGTACTCATCTGCAGTGAGAAACGTCCAGCAGGTCATTACTATACCTGCACCCATGACAAGAATACAG ATTATTCCTGCACCTGTGATGGAGCAACCAGTGCACATTCAAGGCCACGAGCCGCTCACCACTTCGATGTTGGCTGCAGCTCCACCCATGGATCAGAAACAGCTTCTCG GGGAGCGATTGTACCCAGTGATCCATTCCCTTCACCCAAACTTGGCCGGAAAAATCACTGGCATGCTGCTGGAGATCGACAACTCGGAGCTGCTGCACATGCTGGAGACGCCCGAGTCCCTGCACTCCAAG GTGGACGAGGCGATTGCTGTCCTGCAGGCTCACCAGGCGAGGGAATGCTCTCCTAAGAAGTGA
- the LOC119490475 gene encoding 14-3-3 protein beta/alpha-1-like translates to MDKNDLVQKAKLAEQAERYDDMAAAMKSVTEQGTELSNEERNLLSVAYKNVVGARRSSWRVISSIEQKTEGNDKKQQMAREYREKIEAELQEICHDVLGLLDNFLITNATAAESKVFYLKMKGDYYRYLSEVASGDTKKDTVDNSQQAYQQAFDISKGEMQPTHPIRLGLALNFSVFYYEILNNPDQACALAKGAFDDAIAELDTLNEDSYKDSTLIMQLLRDNLTLWTSENQADEGEAGDGEN, encoded by the exons ATGGATAAGAACGACCTGGTACAGAAGGCCAAGCTTGCTGAGCAGGCTGAGCGCTACGATGACATGGCTGCAGCTATGAAGTCGGTGACAGAGCAAGGTACGGAGCTGTCAAACGAGGAGCGCAACCTGCTCTCCGTTGCCTATAAAAATGTGGTAGGCGCACGTCGCTCATCCTGGCGCGTCATCTCCAGCATCGAGCAGAAGACTGAGGGCAATGACAAAAAGCAGCAGATGGCACGCGAATACCGGGAGAAGATTGAAGCTGAGCTGCAGGAAATCTGCCATGATGTGCTC GGGCTACTGGACAACTTTCTCATTACCAATGCGACTGCTGCTGAGAGCAAGGTGTTCTATCTGAAAATGAAAGGCGACTATTATAGATACCTGTCTGAGGTTGCATCTGGGGATACTAAGAAGG ATACAGTGGATAATTCCCAGCAAGCGTACCAGCAAGCTTTTGACATCAGCAAGGGGGAGATGCAGCCAACGCACCCTATCCGGCTTGGCCTGGCCCTCAACTTCTCAGTCTTCTACTATGAAATCCTCAACAACCCGGACCAGGCCTGCGCCTTGGCTAAGGGG GCTTTTGATGACGCCATCGCTGAACTTGACACTTTGAACGAGGATTCTTACAAAGACAGCACCCTGATCATGCAACTACTAAGGGACAACCTGACT CTGTGGACATCAGAAAACCAGGCAGATGAGGGAGAGGCCGGAGACGGGGAAAACTAA
- the ognb gene encoding osteoglycin, paralog b, giving the protein MMQLRTLIFTSVMLPWILSSAAKGEYMEARKPRNVTSSIFQDYTVQDIDPDQAAPEAHEMPTCLLCVCLIGSVYCEEVSPEMSAIPALPKETGYLYARFNKITKIRNKDFADMATLRRIDLTGNLITEIDDGAFSKLPNLEELTLADNRLTKLPMLPVNLVSFNANFNQLKTQGVKATAFKKLTRLAYLYLGNNKLTAVPQLPESLQAVHLHNNKISTITDETFCKGNTSHYIRTNMDEVRLEGNPVTLSNHPNSFICLQSLPIGWDG; this is encoded by the exons ATGATGCAATTAAGGACTTTAATTTTCACATCTGTTATGCTCCCATGGATACTGTCTTCTGCAGCAAAAGGCGAATACATGGAAGCGAGAAAACCAAGG AACGTCACTTCTTCAATCTTTCAAGACTATACCGTTCAAGACATCGACCCTGACCAAGCAGCTCCAGAAGCCCACG AGATGCCGACATGCCTGCTGTGTGTTTGCCTGATTGGATCTGTTTACTGTGAGGAGGTGTCCCCAGAAATGTCCGCCATCCCAGCACTGCCAAAGGAAACAGGATATCTCTATGCACGTTTcaacaaaatcacaaaaataagaaacaaagaCTTTGCAGACATGG cCACATTAAGAAGAATCGACCTAACTGGGAATCTCATCACTGAAATAGACGATGGAGCTTTTTCAAAACTTCCAAATCTTGAGGAGCTCACTCTTGCAGATAACAGACTGACTAAACTTCCCATGCTGCCCGTCAACCTGGTGTCATTCAATGCCAATTTCAACCAGCTTAAAACCCAGGGTGTAAAGGCAACTGCTTTTAAA AAACTCACAAGACTGGCTTATCTTTACCTTGGAAACAATAAACTGACAGCAGTGCCCCAACTTCCAGAGTCTCTTCAAGCTGTGCACCTGCAT AACAACAAGATCTCGACAATAACAGATGAGACGTTCTGCAAAGGTAACACCAGTCACTACATCCGGACCAACATGGACGAGGTGAGACTTGAAGGGAACCCCGTCACGCTGTCGAACCACCCCAACAGCTTCATCTGTCTGCAGTCTCTCCCTATCGGATGGGACGGCTGA